A window of Chryseobacterium sp. IHB B 17019 genomic DNA:
AGGAAATTCTATCAATATTACGGCGACAACAAATGTAAACTCAACATTTCAGCTAAAAGCGAATGGAACGGCCGTCAATTCTACTTCCACACCCTCAACTTCTTATTCCTTCAATTATACGGTAACGGCGGACGCTAATATGGAACTGATCGCCACAGATACCAATTCAAATACAAAAAATGCAACCTTCATTTTACAGATTCCGAGAACGGTTATTTCCGAAGCAATTCCAAACTGGATGAGACAGGGAATAAACTATCATCCGACAGATAATACTAAAGTTGGGTTGGCTTTATATGCTCCGTCTAAAAATTTCGTTCATGTGATCGGAAGCTTCAACAATTGGGTGGTGAACGATTCTTATTTAATGAAAAGAGACACCGTAAACCCGGATTTATATTGGATTGAATTAAGTGGTTTAACGCCGCAGCAATTACATACATTCCAATACAGGACAAACGATCTCAAAAAAGTTGCAGACCCATATTCTCCACAGATTTTATCTTCCTATGATGATCAATGGATTTCTGCTTCTACTTACCCAAGCTTGCCTCCATTCCCGACTGGACAGGGCTTCGAGGTTTCTATGTTTAAAACAGGACAGACTCCTTACAATTGGCAGGTGACAAATTTCACAAGGCCGGCAAAAGAAAATCTTGTCGTTTATGAACTATTGTTGAGAGATTTCACCCAGGAAAAAAACTGGCAGTCATTAATTAACAAAATCAACTATTTAAAAGGATTAAATATCAACGCTATCGAGCTTCTTCCCATCATGGAATTTGAAGGAAATCTTTCGTGGGGATACAATACATCGTTTCATTATGCCTTAGACAAAGCGTATGGAACGCCTGAAAAATTCAAGGAGTTTGTTGATTTATGCCATCAGAACGGCATCGCTGTGATTTTGGATATTGCGTTTAATCATGCTACCGGACGTTCTCCATTGGCAAGACTCTGGAACGTAGATCCGGACGGAGACGGCTATGGAGATATTGCTGCGAATAATCCTTATTTTAATCAGGTTCCTAAACACTCATACAATGTTTTCAATGATTTCAACCATACAAGTGCTTCAACTAAATATTACGTTGAAAGATGTCTTCAGCAATGGTTGACAGAATATAAAATTGATGGTTTCCGATGGGATTTAACAAAAGGTTTCACGCAAAGCTGCTCCGAAAGTGACGAAACATGCACCAACGCTTATCAGCAGGACAGGGTAGATATTCTAAAATACTACGCTGACAGACAATGGGCCATTGACCCAAATTCTTACATGATTTTTGAGCATCTGGGAACAGATCAGGAAGAACAGCAATGGGCAAATTACAGGATTGCAGAAGGAAAAGGCGTAATGCTTTGGAACAAGCAAACCGAGCCTTACAACCAAAACACAATGGGCTACAAGGAAAACAGCAGCTACGACAGAATGAATCATACCCTTCACGGCTTCATGAATATGCACGCGGTTGGCTACGGAGAAAGTCATGATGAGGAAAGATTAATGTTTAAAAATCTTGCATACGGTGCAGTAAACGGAAGCTATGACGTTAAAAACTTGAATACGGCTTTAGATAGAATGAAAACTTTCGGAGCAACATTTTTCACGACTCCCGGCCCGAAAATGATCTGGCAGTTTGGAGAATTGGGATATGAATTCAGCATCAACAGATGTGCAGACGGATCAATCAACAGTGGTTGCAGAACTGACGAAAAACCGGTTGCTTTCACATTAGGTTATGATACAAACGCCAGCAGAAAAGCGGTTTATGATACCTGGGCGAAAATTATTAGTTTAAGAAATACTTATCCGGTTTTCAAATCCAAGACATACAGCGTAGAATCCAATAACCTGGCAAACGATCCGGATGGTTTGATAACAAGAATCTATGTATATGATAATACTATTGTGAATGGTGTGAAAAATGTTGTGGTTCTGGCAAATTACACTACATCATCTCAAAATGTTGTTCCTTATTTTCCTTATATCGGGCAATGGCAGAATTTAATGGATAATTCTGTGTCAAATATCACATCTACAACAGCTCCAATTACCCTTCTGCCAGGAGAATTCAGAATCTTCGGAAATTATGTGGGAAGTTTATCGACTATCGATGAAAATGCAGAAAACAAATTATCTCTGCAAATTGCTGATAATCCGGTAAAAAATGGATCAGCAAAATTAATTTATCACAAAGCTAAAAACGGAGAAATCACCATCTACGACTTGAGTGGTAAAAAAATGGATTCATTTAAGCTAAAAAATGAGAACGGAATCTATGATTTAAAAACAAATTATCCTGCCGGAACGTATTTGGTTCATCTGAAATCTGATAGCGGAATTGCCATTCAGAAGATGATTGTACAGTAAACCGGCTAAAGAATCCGATAAATAAAAATAAACCCTTCAGTTCGGAGGGTTTTTCTTATTTTTATAGTAGATTTTTAAAATTATGAATTTTATTCGATTCCCTTTCCTTGTTAAGCTTACACTTGTAGTCATTTCGATTATCGGGATCGGGTATCTTCTGGCGTTGGGTGAAAGTATTCTGGCTCCGTTCTTTCTGGCTTTTTTAATGGCAATGCTTTTTTTGCCGGTTGCCAGTTTTATGGAAAAGAAGTTAAGATTTACAAGATCATTATCTACCATCACTTCTGTTTTGATGATGTTGATGATTTTAACGGGGCTTGTGTACTTCTTCGGGTCACAATTGTCGGATTTCAGTAAAGATCTTCCGCATCTGAGAGTACAGTTTAACAACGTTTTTAATGATCTCCAAAATTGGGTTTCGGCCACTTTTCATGTGAAAATCGATGAGCAGTTGGATTATCTGGATCAGGGGTTGGATAAGCTTCTTTCTTCATCCGCTGTAATTTTGGGCTTTACTTTCGGAATATTTTCTACGGGGCTCGGTTTTATTGTTTTCTTTATTCTGTTTTTCATTTTCATTTTAAATTACAGAAGGGTTTTAAATAATTTTATTGTATCGGTTTTTAACGAAAAACATAAATCAAGCGTTCAGGAAGTTGTGAATGAAGTTCGTGTGATGACGAAAAAATATATCATCGGACTTTGTCTGCAGGTAGTTATTGTTTCAATCCTTACATCAATTGTATTGGCAATTTTAGGAGTAAAATATGCTATTCTTCTGGGGATTTTGACAGGTTTATTAAATGTAATTCCATATTTGGGAATATGTATCGGGCTTTTGATTTCCTGTTTCATTGCCTTTGCGACTACAACGCCATCCACTTGTATTTATGTAATTATCGGATACGTAGCTGTTCACATTGTTGACGGGAATATTATTTTACCGTTTGTGGTGGGTTCAAAAGTAAAAATTAATGCCCTGTTTTCATTCATAGGAATAATTATTGGGGAACATCTTTGGGGAATAGCGGGTATGTTTCTCTGTATTCCGGCGATCGCAATTCTTAAAATTATTTTTGAAAGAGTGGAAGGTCTGCAACCTTGGGGAAGATTACTTGGAGAAGAAGAAAAGCCTCATAAAAAGAAAAAGAAATACAAAATTTCAAAGAATATTACATTAGAGGAAATGGACTGATTATGAGTAATGGGCAATAATTGGCAGTTATTTGATAATGATTTTAAAATTTAGTTCACTTTTAATCAATGGATTGTATTTTTACTTAAATTTGATAAAAAATTATCAATTATGAAAATCGTAAAATTTATTCTGTCCCTTCTTTTTGGGTTAATGTTTATTAATGCCGGATTAAACAAATTCCTAAATTATATGCCGGCTCCCAAGCCTACCCCTGAACAAATGAAGCTTTTCGCTGCTTTCGGGGAAATCACCTGGTTAATGCCATTGGTAGGTATTGTAGAAATTATTGGTGGGCTTCTTTTTATTTTCCCTAAGACAAGAGCTTTGGGTGCTATCGTAATTTTACCGGTAATGGTAGGAATTGTAGTTCACGTTTTCACAATGGATAAATCTACAATGGGCATGACAATAGCAGGTGTTTTATTCTTAATCAATATTTGGATGCTTATTGACAATAAAGAAAAATATAAAGCTTTAGTGAGCTGATATATGTGAATGGCCAACAGTCAATTCGCTTTGCTTGTCAATTTTAAAATTCACTTGCGGAGCAAATTGACTGTTGATCATTCACTTTAAAATGACTATCAATTTTTTGTTATACAAAAGCACTGAAACCGGTAATCGATCTTCCGACAATCAGTGAATTGATTTCTTTCGTTCCTTCATACGAATAAATGGCTTCCGCATCGGCGACAAATCTTGCTACGTCATATTCAAGCAGAATTCCGTTTCCTCCCATCACTTCACGAGCCCTGGAAACAATATCTCTCGTTCTCATCGTACAGAAAACTTTGGCTAAAGAAGCATGTTCGTCCTTTAAAATTCCTTCGTCCTGCATTTCAGAAAGCCTGAAAACCATCGTCTGCATTGCTGTAAGATTCGACAACATTTCTACCAAATGCCCCTGAATCATTTGAAAAGAAGCAATTGGTTTCCCGAACTGTTCTCTTTTTCTTGTGTAATCCAATGCGCTTTCATAAGCTCCTCTTGCACAACCCGTTGCCATCCATGCGACTCCGGCTCTGGTCATTCTCAATACTTTTGCAGTATCTTTAAATGAATTGGCGTTCTGTAAACGGTTTTCTTCCGTTACCAGGCAATCTTTTAATGTAATTAATCCATTCTGAACGATTCTCAACGCCATTTTTCCTTTAATTTTCTCAACGGAATAGCCGGGATTATCTTTCTCAACAATAAAACCTTTTACTTCGCCATCACCCAAATCTCTTGCCCAAATAATTATTAAATCTGCAAAAGTTGCATTTCCGATCCATTTTTTCTGTCCGTTGAGAATCCAGCCATCAGGAGTTTTTTTGCAGGTTACCGTTAATCCTCCCGCTGCTCCCGAACCAACTTCAGGTTCTGTTAAACCAAAAGCTCCGATTTTCTCGAATTTCTGCATCTGTGGAAGCCATTTTTGTTTTTGCTCCTCCGAACCGCACATATATATAGAACCCATCGACAAGCCGGATTGTACTCCAAAAAATGTAGCAATTGAAGCATCAACCCGAGCCATCTCCATCGCTAGTACACCTTCCATTAAAAAAGGTAATCCGGGACAGCCATAACCTTGATACGTTACCCCGCAAATATCGAGTTTCTGAAATTTTGGAATTAATTCATGTGGAAATTCGTCTCTGAGCCAATAATGATTCACCAAAGGCTTCACTTCTTTTTCCATGAACGCTCTTACTTTAAGCTGAATTTCTCGCTGCTCGGGACTTAATGTGTGATAAATATCGTAGAAATCTCCGTCTATCGGCGGAAGCTCCTTCTTCTTTTTATTCGGATCGAGCATTTTCATCATTCCGCTAAGCTGTTTGTCATCCAGCTTGGAAAAGTTTTCCATCAATTTCGGGAGGTTTACTTTTTGAGAAATTTCACTTAGCTGATCAAAATCAATTGATCTGAACAATTCTATTGCGTTTCTGATTTTGGAAAAAGTATTTGACATAGTAGTGTTTTGTGTGTTTGACTTGTAAAAGGTAAGCAAAAATTAATCCGAAAACAAGCCTGTTTAATTGATTTTATTTTACAAAACGCTGATTTTAAAATATTTAAAATATAATTTTTTCTTTACAAATTTTTTACCCGTGATTTTCAAACATTACAAAAAATTCAGACTGAACTTTGGAATAAACAAACATTAAAAATAAATAGTTATGAAAACAACTTACATCAGATTATCAATCGCAACAGCGCTTCTATTGGGAATTTATTCATGTAAAAAAGGGGAGGCAACAGCAGATTATGAAATATCCGCGGCGGCAGATTCTTCGGCAGTCATTATTTCAGACAGTGTCTCTTCGGCTGCTACAATGAAGGTGAAGGACAAACAGTTTATCAAAACAGCAGATGTCAATATGGAAGTAAAAGATGTTTACGAGGCTACAATTTCCATCGAAAAATCAGTTCAGGAATTGGGTGGATTTGTGACGCACAGCAACTTACGAAGTAATGTAATTTCAGAAGAGACCTACAATACTTCAAATGAAAACGCAATGCTGGTGAAAAAATATCAGACTGAAAATACAATGCAGGTAAGGGTTCCGACTGAAAAACTAGGAGCACTTTTAACCTTAATTAATGATAAAAAATTATTCCTGAATTCAAGGTCTATCAATGCAGAAGACGTGACTTCAAGCATCAAATATGCCGAATTGGAAGGTAAAAGAATTAAGAAAACAAGTGAAAATATTTCTCAGTTAAAAGCGAATAAGGATAAAGTAGAACTAGACAACGGAAATATGTCGGAAGAAAATCAACAACAATTGGCTAATATGGATGTTACAGACAACCTGAAATACAGCACAATTGATATTTACATCAAAGAACCTAATCTTCGTATGGCAGAAATTGCGATCACTAATACGCAAAATATCGACAATAAATATAAATTCAATTTCATTTACGATGCAAAAAATGCTTTTGTAGAAGGGTTTTATTTAATTCAGAAAATTGTTGTGGGATTAATTATGATCTGGCCAATTCTACTGATCGGAGCCGTGATTGTTTATTTCCTGAGAAAAAGAAAACCAGTGAAAAAAACAGAACAGAATATCCCACAAATATAAGCTATCCTAACCTTTTGGTTATCTATATATTTTAACCGCAAAAGAAGCAAAAGCTTAACCCATTAATATTTTAAGTTTATCAAAAAAAACGTAAAGAAGAGCACATAAACTTTAAAATTTTTGATTTTTTATTTTTGGAAAACTTTTGTTTCTGCTAATTAAAAAATATGCAAATAGCTTTTGATTCTTTTTGCGGTTAAATAAACTAATTTTAGATTTTACAAGAAACCTCCAGATTTTCCGGAGGTTTTATGCTTAAAATTTTCTTTTCAGAATTTCGGGTTTTGTCTTATATAAATGAAGAATCAGCTCACCAAAAAGTGTATTTGCCCAGGAAAACCAGGATCTTGTAAAATCTTTCGGATTATCGACGTCAAAAGATTCATGGATAAAGCCTGTTCCGGCGTGAGTGGCTTTTAACATCTTTAGGCAAGAAATTATTTCTTCCTCATCATCCGTTGTCAAAGCCTGCATAATCAAACCAAGAGGCCAGATTTTATGCTCACCGATATGCGGACCGCCAATTCCTTTTGCAAATTTTCCCGAACTGAACCATGGATTGGCATGACTTAAAGAAAATCTCCTTGTATTTTCATACACTTCATCCTCTTTTGAAGCATAGCCCAAATAAGGAATCGACAGTAAATTAGGGACATTGGCATCGTCCATAAATAAAGCATTTCCGAAACCATCAATTTCCAAAGCATAAATTTTTCCGGCTTCAGGGTGATTTAAAATCGCATACTTTTGAATGGCTTCATCCACTTCTTTTGCTAAATCTTTAAATTGAATTGAAGAAGTTTCATCCTTTAAAATCATCGAAAAAATCTCAGCAATTTGCCTTAAAGACACCGCCGCAAACATATTGGAAGAAATTAAAAAAGGATAAAAAGTAGCATCATCGGAAGGCCGGAACATCGAGTGAATGAGTCCGATTTTCTTCGTGGGGTTTCCAAAACCTCCTTCAAATTGTGTATCCAAAGCATTTCCGTTTGATCTTTGAAACCAATATGGCCCTTTAGAATTTTTTCTTTGCTGCTCTTTAAAAGTCTGCAAAATCAAAAGCATCGATTTTTTCCATTCTGCATCAAAAACAGAAGAATCTCCGGTCGTTTTCCAGTAATGATAAGACAAACGCATGACATAACACAGAGAATCAACTTCCCATTTCCGCTCGTGAACTCCCGGTTTCATTTGTGTTGAATCATTTTTCCATTCACTTATTTTACTCGAATCATCAAAAAAAGCATTCGCGTAAGGATCAAGAAGAACACATTCAACCTGTTTATTGATCACACCTTTCAACAAATCCTTTAACTTTTTATCTTCATTTGCAAGACTCAGATAAGGGAAAACCTGCGCCGAAGAATCTCGAAGCCACATCGCATCAATATCTCCCGTGATTACATACGTATAAAATTTATTGTTTTTCTGATAAAATTTTACTGTTGTATCCAATGTATTAGGAAAACAGTTTTCAAACATCCAGGCCAGTTCTTCATCAGCAATAGATTTTTTGACAGTTTTGATCGTATTTTCAACTGCCTGGGAAGTGAATTTCCTTTGATTGATATTCGGTCTCTTCGAAATGTAATCAATTGTATATAAAAATTTTGCAGAGGTTGGCAAAGCAAAAAAACCAAGCCCTAATCCTGATTTTTTAATGAAACTTCTTCTGTTAATCATGATCTTTAATGAAAATATTTAATTTAAAAGTAATGATTTAAAAGGTAACAGGCTACAATTACCAGTTGATTTTTAATCATCAATTAACATCATTGCAGTAAAATTCCGTAAATTTGCAGATCAATAATATGGCATGAGGATTTGGTACACCAAGATCCTAAATCCTACGCTCTAAAACCTTAATTTCTAAACATATGCTATCAAAAATAAATCCTACCCAAACCAACAGCTGGAAAGCTCTTGATGAGCATTTTGCAAACAATGATTTTGATTTAAGAACTCTTTTTCAATATAATCCGAACCGTTTCAATGAATTTTCATTAAAAAGAGACAACTTCCTTTTTGACTATTCTAAAAATTTAATTGACGATAGAACGAAAGAGCTTTTATTAAGTCTTGCAGAAGAATGCCAGTTAAGAGACGCTATTTCTAAAATGTTTTCCGGAGATAAAATCAATGAAACAGAAGGAAGAGCGGTTTTGCATACCGCTTTGAGGGATTTTTCTGATAAAGAAATTTTAGTTGATGGCGAAAATATCAAGCCTCAGATTAAAAGAGTTCTTGATCATATGAAATCTTTCTCGGAAAGCATTATTTCGGGAGAGCACAAAGGTTTCAGCGGAAAAGAAATCACTGATGTTGTGAATATCGGAATCGGGGGTTCAGATTTGGGGCCCGTGATGGTAGTTTCGGCTTTGAAACATTTTAAGACAAGGTTAGATGTTCATTTCGTTTCCAACGTGGACGGAAATCATATCGCAGAAGTTGTAAAGAACTTAAACCCTGAAACAACATTATTCATCATTGCTTCTAAAACATTTACAACCCAGGAAACAATGACCAATGCCAATTCAGCAAAAGACTGGTTCCTGAAAGCTGGAAAACAGGAAGATGTCGCCAAACACTTTGTGGCTTTATCGACTAATGTTCAGGCAGTTAAAGACTTTGGAATCGCAGAGGAAAACATCTTCGAATTCTGGGATTGGGTTGGCGGAAGATATTCACTTTGGAGTGCGATTGGTCTTAGCATCGTTCTTTCAGTCGGATATGAAAATTTTGAGCAATTATTAAAAGGGGCTTTTGATACAGATCAACATTTCCAAACAGCTGATTTTGCTGACAATATTCCTGTTTTAATGGGATTATTGGGAATTTGGTATCGTAATTTCTTTGCAGCGACAAGCTATGCAATTTTACCTTACTCTCAATATTTAGACAGATTTGCAGCATATCTTCAACAAGGCGACATGGAAAGTAACGGAAAATGTGTTGACAGAAATGGTGAATTCGTAGAATATGAAACAGGGCCCATCATTTGGGGCGAGCCGGGAACAAACGGGCAACATGCTTTCTATCAATTGATTCACCAGGGAACAGAATTGATTCCTGCTGATTTTATTGCGTATGCAAAAAGCCCAAACAAAGTTTCTGATCATCAGGATAAATTGCTGGCTAACTTTTTCGCTCAGACTGAGGCACTTGCCTTCGGAAAAACAGAAGAGGAAGTTGAGGAAGAATTAAAGAATTCCGGGAAATCTGATGAAGAAATTGATTTCTTATTAAATTATAAAGTCTTCCATGGAAATACGCCAACAAATTCATTTATATTCAATGAATTAACTCCATTTTCATTGGGGCAGTTAATTGCAATGTATGAACATAAAATATTTGTTCAGGGAGTGATCTGGAATATTTTCAGCTTCGATCAATTCGGTGTAGAATTAGGAAAAGTTTTAGCAAACAAAATTCTACCGGAACTTGAAAATAATGAGACCATTAACTCTCACGACAGCTCGACGAATGGGTTGATTAATTATTATAAAGGAAATAAATAACTGTTCAGGATTTTCATTAATTT
This region includes:
- a CDS encoding alpha-amylase family glycosyl hydrolase — its product is MKKFYSGIMLFIVALVFGQISYTITPNPFNETDAITLTVPGNQIDESAWGVSNNAVYIWSWSLDANYQNSQDCPTNGSWSNSNELNKLNYNSATDTYSLSFTPTTFYGRTGIGRFGFLLKDKAGAHQTSDTFVNVGILNINMTNPAANSLTSVPAGNSINITATTNVNSTFQLKANGTAVNSTSTPSTSYSFNYTVTADANMELIATDTNSNTKNATFILQIPRTVISEAIPNWMRQGINYHPTDNTKVGLALYAPSKNFVHVIGSFNNWVVNDSYLMKRDTVNPDLYWIELSGLTPQQLHTFQYRTNDLKKVADPYSPQILSSYDDQWISASTYPSLPPFPTGQGFEVSMFKTGQTPYNWQVTNFTRPAKENLVVYELLLRDFTQEKNWQSLINKINYLKGLNINAIELLPIMEFEGNLSWGYNTSFHYALDKAYGTPEKFKEFVDLCHQNGIAVILDIAFNHATGRSPLARLWNVDPDGDGYGDIAANNPYFNQVPKHSYNVFNDFNHTSASTKYYVERCLQQWLTEYKIDGFRWDLTKGFTQSCSESDETCTNAYQQDRVDILKYYADRQWAIDPNSYMIFEHLGTDQEEQQWANYRIAEGKGVMLWNKQTEPYNQNTMGYKENSSYDRMNHTLHGFMNMHAVGYGESHDEERLMFKNLAYGAVNGSYDVKNLNTALDRMKTFGATFFTTPGPKMIWQFGELGYEFSINRCADGSINSGCRTDEKPVAFTLGYDTNASRKAVYDTWAKIISLRNTYPVFKSKTYSVESNNLANDPDGLITRIYVYDNTIVNGVKNVVVLANYTTSSQNVVPYFPYIGQWQNLMDNSVSNITSTTAPITLLPGEFRIFGNYVGSLSTIDENAENKLSLQIADNPVKNGSAKLIYHKAKNGEITIYDLSGKKMDSFKLKNENGIYDLKTNYPAGTYLVHLKSDSGIAIQKMIVQ
- a CDS encoding AI-2E family transporter encodes the protein MNFIRFPFLVKLTLVVISIIGIGYLLALGESILAPFFLAFLMAMLFLPVASFMEKKLRFTRSLSTITSVLMMLMILTGLVYFFGSQLSDFSKDLPHLRVQFNNVFNDLQNWVSATFHVKIDEQLDYLDQGLDKLLSSSAVILGFTFGIFSTGLGFIVFFILFFIFILNYRRVLNNFIVSVFNEKHKSSVQEVVNEVRVMTKKYIIGLCLQVVIVSILTSIVLAILGVKYAILLGILTGLLNVIPYLGICIGLLISCFIAFATTTPSTCIYVIIGYVAVHIVDGNIILPFVVGSKVKINALFSFIGIIIGEHLWGIAGMFLCIPAIAILKIIFERVEGLQPWGRLLGEEEKPHKKKKKYKISKNITLEEMD
- a CDS encoding DoxX family protein, with product MKIVKFILSLLFGLMFINAGLNKFLNYMPAPKPTPEQMKLFAAFGEITWLMPLVGIVEIIGGLLFIFPKTRALGAIVILPVMVGIVVHVFTMDKSTMGMTIAGVLFLINIWMLIDNKEKYKALVS
- a CDS encoding acyl-CoA dehydrogenase family protein, producing MSNTFSKIRNAIELFRSIDFDQLSEISQKVNLPKLMENFSKLDDKQLSGMMKMLDPNKKKKELPPIDGDFYDIYHTLSPEQREIQLKVRAFMEKEVKPLVNHYWLRDEFPHELIPKFQKLDICGVTYQGYGCPGLPFLMEGVLAMEMARVDASIATFFGVQSGLSMGSIYMCGSEEQKQKWLPQMQKFEKIGAFGLTEPEVGSGAAGGLTVTCKKTPDGWILNGQKKWIGNATFADLIIIWARDLGDGEVKGFIVEKDNPGYSVEKIKGKMALRIVQNGLITLKDCLVTEENRLQNANSFKDTAKVLRMTRAGVAWMATGCARGAYESALDYTRKREQFGKPIASFQMIQGHLVEMLSNLTAMQTMVFRLSEMQDEGILKDEHASLAKVFCTMRTRDIVSRAREVMGGNGILLEYDVARFVADAEAIYSYEGTKEINSLIVGRSITGFSAFV
- a CDS encoding DUF4349 domain-containing protein, with protein sequence MKTTYIRLSIATALLLGIYSCKKGEATADYEISAAADSSAVIISDSVSSAATMKVKDKQFIKTADVNMEVKDVYEATISIEKSVQELGGFVTHSNLRSNVISEETYNTSNENAMLVKKYQTENTMQVRVPTEKLGALLTLINDKKLFLNSRSINAEDVTSSIKYAELEGKRIKKTSENISQLKANKDKVELDNGNMSEENQQQLANMDVTDNLKYSTIDIYIKEPNLRMAEIAITNTQNIDNKYKFNFIYDAKNAFVEGFYLIQKIVVGLIMIWPILLIGAVIVYFLRKRKPVKKTEQNIPQI
- a CDS encoding glycoside hydrolase family 125 protein produces the protein MNRRSFIKKSGLGLGFFALPTSAKFLYTIDYISKRPNINQRKFTSQAVENTIKTVKKSIADEELAWMFENCFPNTLDTTVKFYQKNNKFYTYVITGDIDAMWLRDSSAQVFPYLSLANEDKKLKDLLKGVINKQVECVLLDPYANAFFDDSSKISEWKNDSTQMKPGVHERKWEVDSLCYVMRLSYHYWKTTGDSSVFDAEWKKSMLLILQTFKEQQRKNSKGPYWFQRSNGNALDTQFEGGFGNPTKKIGLIHSMFRPSDDATFYPFLISSNMFAAVSLRQIAEIFSMILKDETSSIQFKDLAKEVDEAIQKYAILNHPEAGKIYALEIDGFGNALFMDDANVPNLLSIPYLGYASKEDEVYENTRRFSLSHANPWFSSGKFAKGIGGPHIGEHKIWPLGLIMQALTTDDEEEIISCLKMLKATHAGTGFIHESFDVDNPKDFTRSWFSWANTLFGELILHLYKTKPEILKRKF
- the pgi gene encoding glucose-6-phosphate isomerase, with amino-acid sequence MLSKINPTQTNSWKALDEHFANNDFDLRTLFQYNPNRFNEFSLKRDNFLFDYSKNLIDDRTKELLLSLAEECQLRDAISKMFSGDKINETEGRAVLHTALRDFSDKEILVDGENIKPQIKRVLDHMKSFSESIISGEHKGFSGKEITDVVNIGIGGSDLGPVMVVSALKHFKTRLDVHFVSNVDGNHIAEVVKNLNPETTLFIIASKTFTTQETMTNANSAKDWFLKAGKQEDVAKHFVALSTNVQAVKDFGIAEENIFEFWDWVGGRYSLWSAIGLSIVLSVGYENFEQLLKGAFDTDQHFQTADFADNIPVLMGLLGIWYRNFFAATSYAILPYSQYLDRFAAYLQQGDMESNGKCVDRNGEFVEYETGPIIWGEPGTNGQHAFYQLIHQGTELIPADFIAYAKSPNKVSDHQDKLLANFFAQTEALAFGKTEEEVEEELKNSGKSDEEIDFLLNYKVFHGNTPTNSFIFNELTPFSLGQLIAMYEHKIFVQGVIWNIFSFDQFGVELGKVLANKILPELENNETINSHDSSTNGLINYYKGNK